Below is a genomic region from Burkholderia pyrrocinia.
TCGGCGTGTCATGCGGCCGAAGGCCAGTTGCACAGCATCACGTCCAGCGCGTCGAGACTGCGCGCCCACGAAGCGTCGGAGTCCGGCGCGCCGTGCGAGAAACCGCCCGCGCTTTCGAGTGTCACGTAGCCCATGAAGAAGCCGCCGAGCAGGCGGATCGCGTGCGCCTGTTCGGCTTCCGGGATGTCGTAGCTGCGCAGCATCGCCGAGGTCATCCTGACGAGCTGCCCACCCGCGCTTTCGGCGGCGCGCTCGGTGCTCACCGGATGGCGCGCAGCCGCAAAGCGGCCGGGATGCGCGCGTGCATAGTCGCGATAGACGTTCGCAAGCGCGGCCAATGCGTCCTTGCCGGAGCGGCCGGCCAGCGCGTCGGTCGCGCGATCGGCCAGTTCCTTCAGCGCGAACAGCGCGATCCGGCTCTTGAGATCGTCGAAACTCGGGATGTGGGAGTAAAGGCTGGCCAGCTTGACGTCGAAGTGCCGCGCGAGCGCCGCGCCGGTGAGTTGCTCGAAGCCGGTTTCATCGGCGAGCTGCGCGCCGGCTTCGACGAGCCTGTCTACGGTAATGCCGGCACGCGCCATGACGGATGCTATGGGTGTTAGTCAAAAAACTAATTCTATTAGTTTTTGTGGCGATGTCAATTTCCCGCGTGTTGCGTTCGGGTGCTCCGCATCGCGTCACGCGTCGACGCCGGCCGTTCGCCTGAACCGGCTCGGCGCCAAGCCGGTCCAGCGCACGAACGCGCGCCGGAACGCCTCCTCGCCGCCGAACCCGAGATGCGCGGCTACCCGCGCGACCGGCCAGTCCGTCTCGTGCAGGCATCGTCGCGCGGCGTCGGCCAGGCATTGCTCGCGCAGCACGTGGTAGCCGCTGCCTTCGGTCGCCAGCCGCCGCCGTAACGTCGCCTCGCTGACACCGAGCCACGCGGCCAGTTCCGCGAGCGCCGGCAGCGCCTGTTCGTGCGCGAGCGCCGCATCGAGAAAGCCGCGCACCTGCTGCGCCCACGATACGACGGCCGGCGTCGAATCGATCAGACGAAACGGGAAATCGACGAGGAATGCATCGACTTCGCCCGGCTGCCGGATCACGCGGCAATCGAGCAGCGTCGCGTCGAACGCGAAGCCGTAGGTTTTCCGGCCGACGTGGACCGGCGCATTGAACAGCCCGAGCAGCGGCACCGCGTCGTCGCGGCGCGGATGGCCGAGCCACACTTCGGCTGGCCGCAACGGCTGCCCGATCAGCCAGCCGAACAGCTGCAGATAGCAGAACAGCCCGGTCAAGTCGACGAGGCACGTGGCCGGGCTGCCCGTGCGGCGCAGCGAGTCCATCCGGAACATTGCACGCCCGTCGCGCACCGCAAGCGACAGCGCGCCGGCGCGCGGCGTCAGCATCTCGCAGAATTCGCGCGCGCAGCGGATCGCGTCGGCGAGTGTCGCGCAGCTCAGCAGGCAGCGGCACATCAGGTCGACTTCCTGCTTGCGCATCGGCGGATGGCCGTCGCCGCGCGCGACCTGCGCCTCGAGCCGCTCGATCGCGTCGCGGTACAGCGCGACGAAGTCGCTCGCCGTGGCCGCGTCTTTCGGCGGCTGCGCGTCGCGTTCGGTCGGCGGTGCGCCGCTGCGCTTGAGTTCGCCCAGCAGGCGCGCGCCGAAGCCCGGCAGGACGCGGCCGCTGGCCGGCATGGCGCGCTGTTTCATATGTCTCCCGTTCTGATCGTTGCGACAGGGGCCGGTGAGCGGGCCGGTAGGGGTCTGCGAACCGTCGCCACGCAAGAATGCTATCCACGCCGGCCGCCTTCGGCCTCGCCGGAACGGCGTAGGCCGGCACGACGCATCCCGCCAAGAACGACCAAGGACGACACGCGAATGATCCAGATCGTAGACGAAATCACGCTCGCGCCCGAGCGCATTCCCGACGTGCTGGCGCTGCTACGCGACCGTTACCTGCCGGGCCACGCGGCGCGCGGGCTGACGGCGGCCGGCCGCTGGGTGTCGCCGCCTGTCGCGGTGCCGGGGCAGCCGAGCACGCTGTGGCTGACGTGGCACGTCGCCGATGCGCCGGCCTATTACCGGATGCGCGCGCTGACCGATGGCGACGTGGTCGCATTCTGGATGGCCGTCGACGGACTGTGCGATGCACGCCGCCGCCATGTAATGACGGACGCCGACGTGCCGCTGCCCGCACTGACGGAGGTCGACCATGCGGCATGACACGGCGCAGGTATTCGTTTCGGCGGATCACGACGCCGACGCAATCGAACGTGCGTTGCGCGAAGCCGTGCGCGCGCTGCCCGGCGCAACCCGTGTCGCGCTCGCACGCAATCAGGAAGGCTGCTGGGGCGCGGGCGACTACACGCTCGACGTGCTGCGCGACGAACGGGCGGTTGATCGTGCAACGGATTTCGCGGCGCTGGCGCAACTGCCGGGCGTCGTTCGCATCGACGGCGCCGCGTGCCGCGCGATCGGAGGCGGCCTGCGCGAGCCGACGTTGCGCGATGGCATCTGGCGCACGCTGATGCTGCGCGTACGGCCGCAGGCAAGCGAAGCTCAGGTCGTCGCGCTGGAGCACGAGTTGCTGCACATGCCCGCGTTCATGCGCGGCATCCGCAACTGGCGCCTGAGCCGGATCGAGACGCCGGGCGCCTGGACGCACGTGTGGCAACAGGAGTTCGCGCACGCCGGCGATCTGCTCGGCGAATACCTGATGCATCCGTATCACTGGGGCTGGGTCGACCGCCGGTTCGACGCCGAAAGCCCCGACTGGACGGTCGATGCGATCTCGCATGCGTTCTGTCCGCTCGCGTCGAGCCTGCTGGTCGACACGGTGGCGTGACGCGCAGCGCGGACCAAACCTGCAAAAACCTGGAGACACGAAGATGCGAGCCCTTCTGATCGACCGCGTCGGGCATGCCGACGCGTTACGGCTGGCCGACGTTCCCGTACCGAAGCCGGGCCCCGGCGACGTGCTGATCCGCGTCGCATACGCGGGCGTCAATCCCGCCGACTGGAAATGCCGCGAAGGCTATCTCGGCGCGTTCATGCAGTACACGTTTCCGTTCGTGATCGGTTTCGATGCGGCGGGCGTCGTCGAAGCGGTCGGCGAAGGTGTCGACGGTTTCGCGCCCGGCATGCGCGTGTTCGCGCAGACCGACGTTGGCGCAGGGCGCTGGGGTGCGTATGCGGAATTCGTCGCGGTGCGCCACGATTCGGTCGTGCGCCTGCCCGACGCGGTGAGCTTCGCGGAAGCGGCCGCCACGCCGACGCCTGCGCTGGCCGCATGGGCCGGCCTGTTCGACGACGGCGGGCTGCGCGCGGGGCAGACCGTACTGGTGCACGGCGGCGCGGGCGCGGTCGGCACGTTCGCGATCCAGCTCGCGGCCCAGGCCGGCGCGCGCGTCGTGGCGACGTGCTCGGCGCGCAACCGCGACACGGTCGAATCGCTGGGTGCGGAGGTCGCCATCGACTATCGCGCGCAGGACATTGCCGCAGCGGTGCGCGCATGGGCGCCGAGCGGTGTCGATCTCGTGCTCGACGCAGTCGGCGGCGACACGCTGCCCGACGCGCTCGACCTGCTCGCGCCGGGCGGCACGCTCGTGAACATCATGACGCTCGCGGCCGGCGACACCGAGCGGCTGGCCGCGACGGGCGCCGAAGCCGCGCGGCGCGGGCTGCGCACCGCGATGACCTACAGCCGGATGCCGAGCGGCAACACGCTCGCATCGATCGCCGAACGGCTCGGGCGGCGCGCATTGCGCGTGCCGCGTTTCGACAGTTTCCCGCTCGAACAGGCCGCGCGGGCGCTCGATCTCGTTCAAACGGGCGACGCGAAAACCAAGCTCGTGCTGCACGTTGCGGATATCGCGGGCTGAACGGCTCGCACTCAAATCACTGGAGACATGATGACCGACACCCGAACCGCGATCCTCGCGGGCAAGTGCGCACTCGTGACCGGCGCGAGCCGCGGCATCGGCCGCGCGATCGCGCAGCGCCTCGCATCCGAAGGCGCGACCGTCGTCGTGACGGCGCGCAGCCTCACGCAATCGGCGACGACCGCCGGCACGCTCGCCGAAACCGTCGCACTGATCGAACAGGCCGGCGGCCGTGCGATCGCGCTCGCGGCCGACCTGTCGAACGCGGCCGAGCGCGACGCGCTCGTCGCGCGTGCGGCCGACGCGGCCGGCGGCCTCGACATTCTCGTGAACAACGCGGGCGTGGCCGACTACGCGTGCGTCGACGCGATGCCGATGACGATGTTCGACACGACGATCGAACACTATCTGCGGATTCCGTTCGCGCTCGCGCAGGCCGCGATCCCGCTGATGCGGGCACGCGGCGCGGGCTGGATCGTGAACGTCGGCTCGGTGACGGCGCTGCCGCCGCTGCGGCCGTTCGACGATTTCTCGCGCGCGGGCGGCGCGACCGTCTACGCGGCGGCGAAGGCAGCGCTGTCGCGCTTCACGCAGGGGCTCGCGGCCGAACTCGAAGCCGACGGCATCGCGGTGAATCTCGTCGCGCCGAGCACGGCGATCCGCACGCCGGGCGCGGCGCGCTATATCCCCGAAGGCTATCCGACCGAGGACGTCGCGTATCTGGCCGAAACCGCGCTCGCGTTGTGCAGCCTGCCGGCGCGCGAACGCACCGGCCTCGTCACGCACAGCCTGCATTTCCCGCTCGCGCAGCAGCTCGCGGTGCGTTCGCTCGACGGCCGCACGTCGCTGCCGCCGCCGGTGATTCCCGCGTACGCGCATCCCCACATCGACCCGACAGGACTCTGACATGACGAATTCGATTCGCTTCGACGGCGGCACCGCCGTGATCACCGGCGCGGCCAGCGGCATCGGCAGCGGGCTCGCGCGCCACGCGGCCGCGCTCGGCATGCGCGTCGTACTGGCCGATCTCGATCCGGCGAAGCTCGACGCGTTCGCCGCGACGCTCGACACCGACGTGCTGTGCGTGCCGACCGACGTCAGCCGCGCCGAAGCCGTCGACGCACTCGCGGAAGCCGCATGGCGGCGCTTCGGTGGCGTCGACCTGCTGTTCAATAACGCGGGCGTGATGGCGACCGGCTTCAGCTGGGAGATCAGGCCGGAAAGCTTCGAGCGCAGCTTCGCGATCAACGTGCACGGCGTGCTGAACGGGATCCGCAGCTTCGTGCCGAGGATGCTCGAACGCAACGTGCCGGCGCGGGTCGTGAACACGGCGTCGGTCGGCGGTTTCCTGCCGAGCCCGCTGATGTCGCCTTATTCGGCGACGAAATTCGCGGTGGTCGCGCTGACCGAATCGCTGTACGGAGAACTGAAGATGCTCGGCGCACCGGTCGGCGTGTCGCTGCTTGCGCCGGGCCCCGTGCAGTCCGGCATCTTCAACGATCCGTTCGGCGCCGCGCACGACCGGCCCGAGGTGCGCGGCTTCGTCGATACGATGCGCTCGATGCTGAACGCGCACGGGCTCACGCCCGACGCGTTCGCCGGGCGGGTGTTCGACGGCATCCGCGCAGGGCGCTACTGGCTGATTCCGCAGCCGGAGACGATCGACGGCGCGCTGCAGCGGCGCACCGACGACATCCTCGCAGCGCGCGATCCGTCACTGCCGTCGTTCTGACAACGACGACCGGGCGCGGCAGCGCCGACCGGCGCGCCGTTACATGCGGGTACCGGTGTGCGTGCGGCCGCTCGGGTCGCCGCCGCGGTCGGGCGGCGTATTGTTCTGATCGATCTTCGCGAGCACGAAGCCGGTGGACGGCAATGCGCCGGGCGAACGGTGGGTCGCCTGCGCGACGGCGTCGCGCGGCGATGCGGCGGGAAAACCGGATGACGTAGCGCCCGGTTGAGCGAACGCCGAAAGGGAAGCGGCCGCCAGGGCGGCGGCGACGATCGCGTGCGTGTTCATGGTGGCTCCTTCACGACAGACTGCGGGACAACGTAATCAGTCTAGGGCGCGAAACTTAACGCGGCGTGAAGGAGCGGCGGCGCGCGCATGACAGGATGTTCATGCGCGCGATGACGTTCATGCCGATGCCGACACCAGCGCGCAGAAGTTCTCCAGATCGACGTTGCCGCCGCTGATCACCACGCCGACGCGTTTGCCTTGCAGTTGGTCCTTCATCCGTCGCACGGCGGCGAACGACAGGCAGCCGGTCGGCTCGACGACAATCTTCATACGCGTCGCGAAGAAGCGCATGCAGT
It encodes:
- a CDS encoding AraC family transcriptional regulator; this encodes MKQRAMPASGRVLPGFGARLLGELKRSGAPPTERDAQPPKDAATASDFVALYRDAIERLEAQVARGDGHPPMRKQEVDLMCRCLLSCATLADAIRCAREFCEMLTPRAGALSLAVRDGRAMFRMDSLRRTGSPATCLVDLTGLFCYLQLFGWLIGQPLRPAEVWLGHPRRDDAVPLLGLFNAPVHVGRKTYGFAFDATLLDCRVIRQPGEVDAFLVDFPFRLIDSTPAVVSWAQQVRGFLDAALAHEQALPALAELAAWLGVSEATLRRRLATEGSGYHVLREQCLADAARRCLHETDWPVARVAAHLGFGGEEAFRRAFVRWTGLAPSRFRRTAGVDA
- a CDS encoding SDR family NAD(P)-dependent oxidoreductase, encoding MTDTRTAILAGKCALVTGASRGIGRAIAQRLASEGATVVVTARSLTQSATTAGTLAETVALIEQAGGRAIALAADLSNAAERDALVARAADAAGGLDILVNNAGVADYACVDAMPMTMFDTTIEHYLRIPFALAQAAIPLMRARGAGWIVNVGSVTALPPLRPFDDFSRAGGATVYAAAKAALSRFTQGLAAELEADGIAVNLVAPSTAIRTPGAARYIPEGYPTEDVAYLAETALALCSLPARERTGLVTHSLHFPLAQQLAVRSLDGRTSLPPPVIPAYAHPHIDPTGL
- a CDS encoding SDR family NAD(P)-dependent oxidoreductase, producing the protein MTNSIRFDGGTAVITGAASGIGSGLARHAAALGMRVVLADLDPAKLDAFAATLDTDVLCVPTDVSRAEAVDALAEAAWRRFGGVDLLFNNAGVMATGFSWEIRPESFERSFAINVHGVLNGIRSFVPRMLERNVPARVVNTASVGGFLPSPLMSPYSATKFAVVALTESLYGELKMLGAPVGVSLLAPGPVQSGIFNDPFGAAHDRPEVRGFVDTMRSMLNAHGLTPDAFAGRVFDGIRAGRYWLIPQPETIDGALQRRTDDILAARDPSLPSF
- a CDS encoding Dabb family protein, whose protein sequence is MRHDTAQVFVSADHDADAIERALREAVRALPGATRVALARNQEGCWGAGDYTLDVLRDERAVDRATDFAALAQLPGVVRIDGAACRAIGGGLREPTLRDGIWRTLMLRVRPQASEAQVVALEHELLHMPAFMRGIRNWRLSRIETPGAWTHVWQQEFAHAGDLLGEYLMHPYHWGWVDRRFDAESPDWTVDAISHAFCPLASSLLVDTVA
- a CDS encoding TetR/AcrR family transcriptional regulator; translation: MARAGITVDRLVEAGAQLADETGFEQLTGAALARHFDVKLASLYSHIPSFDDLKSRIALFALKELADRATDALAGRSGKDALAALANVYRDYARAHPGRFAAARHPVSTERAAESAGGQLVRMTSAMLRSYDIPEAEQAHAIRLLGGFFMGYVTLESAGGFSHGAPDSDASWARSLDALDVMLCNWPSAA
- a CDS encoding NADP-dependent oxidoreductase → MRALLIDRVGHADALRLADVPVPKPGPGDVLIRVAYAGVNPADWKCREGYLGAFMQYTFPFVIGFDAAGVVEAVGEGVDGFAPGMRVFAQTDVGAGRWGAYAEFVAVRHDSVVRLPDAVSFAEAAATPTPALAAWAGLFDDGGLRAGQTVLVHGGAGAVGTFAIQLAAQAGARVVATCSARNRDTVESLGAEVAIDYRAQDIAAAVRAWAPSGVDLVLDAVGGDTLPDALDLLAPGGTLVNIMTLAAGDTERLAATGAEAARRGLRTAMTYSRMPSGNTLASIAERLGRRALRVPRFDSFPLEQAARALDLVQTGDAKTKLVLHVADIAG